In Sphingobacterium sp. R2, the genomic stretch AGTACACTCATACGTATCGGCAACAAACGCTACACCATCACCAATAAATCTTACGGCCTGAGTACGCTGGAAAAAAGACACGTTACTATCGCAAATAATACAATATCATTAGCATACAAAGGAAAAAAGGGAGTTTTCCAACAAAAATCATGGTCAAATAGGCAACAGGCAAAGCTATTGACGGAACTGCTAAAAATGAAAGGGAAAAGGATATTTCAGATTGATAGCGCAGATTGCGAAAGCAGCTTCTGTGGTTCCGCTTTTAATCACTATCTGCGCGAAAATTCGAAAGGGCAGATCAGCTGCAAAAGTATTCGCATTTGGGGGGCTAGCCGAGAAGCGTTTTATCAGCTTGCGCAAATCAAACCGGCGGAGGCTATCAATGCGCGAAAAAGACAGCTCAATAACGTCATTAAAAATGTTGCTGAACAACTTGGTAATACCAAGACTGTGTCACAGAAATATTATGTGCATCCAGCAATACAGCGGGTATTTATGGAGGGACAGTTCCCAACGATTAAAAATAAATTACCCTTAGCGAAGCTGGAAGATAAACTATCCCGTTTTCTGCGGAAAAATAGTGAAGCTCGTATTGTAGCAGGCGCATAAACTCTGATCGTATTTATAATGTGATCGTATTTCTAAACAGTTGATCTGAGAAAGCTATTTCATAAAATTTCAAACCATTTCATGCGCATCAAGGTTCAGCTCATAACACTAAAAACATTAATTTATGCGTGCAATTTGGACTGGAGCTATTGGTTTTGGTTTGGTCAATATCCCAATAAAATTATACAGTGCAACTGAAAGTGCCTCCTTAGATTTAGATATGCTCGATAGGAAAGATTTAGCCAATATCAAATTTAAGCGCGTAAACGAAAACACTGGCAAAGAGGTGAAATGGGACAATATTGTCAAAGGGTATTTTATAAAAGACCATTATGTTATTTTGGAAGATGCAGATTTCGAAGATGCAAGTCCAGAAAAAACAAAATTGATCAATTTGCATGCGTTTATAAAGGTAGCGGATATTGATAGTGTATATTTTGAGACACCCTATTATTTAGAACCGCAAAAAGGTGGTGAAAAGGCTTACCAACTCTTGATAAAAGCGCTCCAAAAAACAAAAATGGCCGGTTTAGGATCTTTCGTTATGCGAAACGTTGAACACCTAGCAATCATAAAGCCTTATAAAAACGCATTAGTATTGAATAAAATCCGTTATCAACAAGAGATCAGAGCGCTCGATGAACTAAAACTACCGAATAAAGTAAAAATTCAAAAAGCAGAAATGGATATGGCAACACAATTGATTGAACAACATAGCAAATCTTTTGATATTAGTAGCTATAAAAATGAATATATGGACGACCTTTTAAAAATAATTAAACAAAAAGATAAGGGTAAACGACCAACCATTCGAAAGATGAAAGTTAATCATACTAATGCGGATAATTTGCTTGCAAAACTTAAAGCTAGTTTAGGTTAATCGAAGGATATAGCATAAAGCCACAATCAGTAAAGGGAGATCACGTATAGGATACTTTATTGCGAATACAATAGCGTTGTAAGTTCAATTGATAGTATAATATCGAAAAGATTACAATAACACGAATATTTAATTATTGAAAGAAAAGGAGGAAATATGAAAAATATCATTCCACAACAGAAAGATGGCAAACGTTTAGATTGCTTTGAGTCGCTGGAGTTTCCAAGTGAGGCTATTGCTAATATGGCTTTTGATTTAGCGGTAGATAATCTAAAGAATGTAAATCAGTGGTATGAGTTTTCAGCGCCTCCGGCTACAGTATTTCAACTTACTTCGGGTTACGGTATGCCCATCGAACGCTCCTTGGAATTGCATGATTACATCAGACTGGACATTCCTGGGCCCGGACTTCCATCTAGCGGTGGTTACGACTGGATAAATGTAGTTCATATTATGTCCGAGAAAACTGCGGATTATCAGATATTTGCAATCACACTGAAACCCTGCCCCGATCCAAGTCATCCAGACGATAAAAATACAGCGCACTTTTTTGAAGGAATTTCATCATCTACTTTTCTGATCGAGCAACGTAGAAACAGCTTGCTGTTTCAATATGCTGGTAGAAATGAGATCATCAACGTAGACAACGATAACGTAAGTGATAACATTCGAAATTATTTCGTCGGTTTAGCTGCTAAATTGGGTGCCTCCTATCCACAGTGGAAATCACTAATTAAAGGTATGGCTAACGTTGTAGCAAAAAAGTTTGATGTGCAACTTTAGTTAATTTTCCCAAAAAGAATTGCTACGCTTTCTTGTATTGCGGTGGAGCATTTCAAAACTATTTTTTAATGAACTTACCATCGTAATTTTTAGCTGTATTAAAGTAATTTATACGTATATTTAGCTATATCATAAGGAATCTTGGTGCAGCATGAATTATACTTATCAATCTAACAGCCAATTAGTCAATAAGCTTCAATCTTTTGGAAGTCTAGTGGTTCTAAACCGGGATTTTATGGTTGTCGGGATATCAGAATCTGCTTTACATGTGGATATTTCAAAAGAAAAGTTTCTAGGGACGAATTTTTTTCATAGTGTAAGCAAGCTATTTGGCGAGTCATGCATCAAGGTCAAAAATGCAGTGACTGATTTTATTGATAGCCAACAATCCAGCCATATTTTAACCATTAAAGTAAATAAAGAACGTATCTATGTAAAATTGCGAAAACATGATCCATTCATTTATTTAGAATGGGAAAGACAGCACAAAAAAAACATCGCTGCCAAAAAAATTAATGAACTTAATTTTCTGCTTGATAGTATTCACCCCAACAATTGGGATCGTGTTTGTGCTGCAGTGAGCAAATTATTGAATTATGATCGAGTTTTTGTTCTACACATCCAGGAAACAGGCTATAGCACAGTGGTTGCCGAGCATACTGCGAATGGAAAATCTCATTTCAAAGGAAAGGAGTTCTCTAAAGATTTTATGCCCGAAAAAGCTTTGGAATACTATAGAAGCTATTCATATCGATATGCCCCACAAATTGAAATCGAGGGGCAAGAATTTTATTCTACGGACGATGGTATTGATTCTCTATCGAGTTTGTTAGCTCCATTACCAGAACCTCATCGTCTCTTTTTAAAAAAAATAGGTGTGCAAAGCGCCTTGTTTTTTCGCATTTGTATCGATGAAGACTTTTGGGGACTTGTAGTTGCACAGAACAAAGAAAAATGTTTAGTTGATCTGCAACAGCGAAAACTGTGTACATTCGCCATCCAGGCAGCAGCCAGCAAATATGAAAGCTATATCAAACAGAATCTTTTGGAAAGAACGGAACTTCTTAAAAATGCTGAAGAAGAGCTGAAAAGAAGCTTAGCTGAAAATAAGATGGTAAATTGTGCTCTCATTCAGCATATGGATATTTTAACCCAACTGGTACATGCAGATGGTTTGACAATATTCAACCAGG encodes the following:
- a CDS encoding DNA topoisomerase IB is translated as MKIKAGYTRKKIGKSFKYFDMSGTEVLDQKILDRIMKLVIPPNWKDVWIAKSAKSDLQAFGYDQKERKQYIYHSKFVDERQAAKFSNIRFMGKYLQELRKISTKHLKREQWDMNRLCAIAFKIMDSTLIRIGNKRYTITNKSYGLSTLEKRHVTIANNTISLAYKGKKGVFQQKSWSNRQQAKLLTELLKMKGKRIFQIDSADCESSFCGSAFNHYLRENSKGQISCKSIRIWGASREAFYQLAQIKPAEAINARKRQLNNVIKNVAEQLGNTKTVSQKYYVHPAIQRVFMEGQFPTIKNKLPLAKLEDKLSRFLRKNSEARIVAGA
- a CDS encoding Ku protein, which produces MRAIWTGAIGFGLVNIPIKLYSATESASLDLDMLDRKDLANIKFKRVNENTGKEVKWDNIVKGYFIKDHYVILEDADFEDASPEKTKLINLHAFIKVADIDSVYFETPYYLEPQKGGEKAYQLLIKALQKTKMAGLGSFVMRNVEHLAIIKPYKNALVLNKIRYQQEIRALDELKLPNKVKIQKAEMDMATQLIEQHSKSFDISSYKNEYMDDLLKIIKQKDKGKRPTIRKMKVNHTNADNLLAKLKASLG